One Paenisporosarcina sp. FSL H8-0542 genomic region harbors:
- the ssb gene encoding single-stranded DNA-binding protein, with the protein MINRVVLVGRLTKDPELRYTPSGVAVARFTLAVNRSFSNQSGEKEADFINCTVWRKPAENTANFLKKGSLAGVEGRIQTGSYEGQDGKRVYTTEVVADSVQFLEPRNSSGGDRPQQGQPYGGGSNQNNQYPSYQQNQSPNQQNYTRVDEDPFSSGSGPIEVSDDDLPF; encoded by the coding sequence ATGATTAACCGAGTCGTATTAGTCGGAAGACTGACAAAAGATCCGGAGCTTCGTTATACACCAAGTGGTGTAGCAGTTGCGCGTTTTACACTAGCTGTAAATCGTTCATTCTCTAACCAGTCAGGTGAAAAGGAAGCGGATTTTATTAACTGTACTGTTTGGAGAAAGCCAGCTGAAAACACAGCAAACTTCCTTAAAAAAGGTAGTTTGGCAGGTGTAGAAGGGCGTATTCAAACTGGGAGCTATGAAGGCCAAGATGGAAAGCGTGTTTACACGACTGAAGTTGTAGCTGATAGTGTTCAATTCCTTGAACCACGTAATAGTTCTGGCGGAGATCGTCCACAACAAGGACAACCTTATGGTGGCGGTTCAAACCAAAACAATCAATATCCATCTTATCAACAGAATCAATCACCAAATCAGCAAAACTATACACGTGTAGATGAAGATCCTTTCTCTTCTGGAAGCGGCCCAATCGAAGTATCAGACGACGATTTACCATTCTAA
- the rplI gene encoding 50S ribosomal protein L9 — MKVIFLKDVKGKGKKGEIKNVADGYAHNFLLKNNLATEANQATISALDGQKRKEDKHAEQVHEEAKKLKEKLEQITVELKAKSGEGGRLFGSITTKQVAEQLQKTTGIKIDKRKMELDDAIRGLGYTNIPVKLHQEVTATLKVHVTEEA; from the coding sequence ATGAAAGTAATTTTCTTGAAAGATGTTAAAGGCAAAGGGAAAAAAGGCGAAATCAAAAATGTAGCAGATGGCTATGCGCATAACTTTTTATTGAAAAACAATTTGGCGACTGAAGCTAATCAAGCGACAATCAGCGCATTAGATGGTCAAAAACGTAAAGAAGATAAACATGCAGAACAAGTGCATGAAGAAGCGAAAAAGTTAAAAGAGAAGTTAGAGCAAATTACGGTAGAACTAAAAGCAAAATCAGGTGAAGGTGGCCGTTTGTTTGGTTCGATAACAACGAAACAAGTCGCGGAACAACTTCAGAAAACAACAGGTATTAAAATCGACAAACGTAAAATGGAATTGGACGATGCCATTCGTGGACTTGGATATACAAACATTCCAGTTAAATTACATCAAGAAGTAACAGCAACATTGAAAGTACACGTAACAGAAGAAGCGTAA
- the rpsF gene encoding 30S ribosomal protein S6: MKKYELMYIIRPTIEDDAKKALTARFDEILTTNGAEIIESKEWGKRRLAYEINDFREGFYQIVKANADSRAIDEYIRLANINEDIIRFVAVNVEDK, from the coding sequence ATGAAAAAGTACGAATTAATGTACATCATTCGACCAACAATCGAAGATGACGCGAAAAAAGCTCTTACAGCTCGTTTCGACGAAATCTTGACTACGAATGGTGCTGAAATCATCGAGTCTAAAGAGTGGGGCAAACGCCGCTTAGCTTACGAAATCAATGACTTCCGCGAAGGTTTCTACCAAATCGTGAAAGCAAACGCTGATTCAAGAGCAATCGATGAATACATCCGTCTTGCTAACATTAACGAAGATATTATTCGTTTTGTAGCTGTCAACGTAGAAGATAAATAA
- a CDS encoding DUF3267 domain-containing protein, giving the protein MNDFDTPTKIIDLDIQKIGKTSLVLTVVLSVVLLLLTSIVHQDFAFEPSWLGLLLFIIGYILLIILHEAAHLVGFVIFAKVPWRSLDYGFNLKLGVAYATTTEPVQNKAMKRVLILPFWTTGVLPAVIAIFLNSPLLALLGAWLIAGAAGDFAMIKELRTVRDDAWIKDDPERPKLYVFEQQ; this is encoded by the coding sequence ATGAATGATTTCGATACACCCACTAAAATCATTGATTTGGACATTCAAAAAATCGGCAAAACAAGCTTAGTATTAACGGTCGTCTTAAGCGTGGTACTTTTGCTATTAACTAGTATTGTGCATCAAGATTTTGCATTTGAACCATCCTGGCTCGGATTGCTCCTATTCATCATTGGCTATATCCTATTAATCATTTTGCATGAAGCAGCACATCTAGTCGGCTTTGTCATATTTGCTAAAGTTCCATGGCGTTCGCTTGACTATGGCTTTAATTTGAAACTGGGTGTTGCCTACGCGACAACTACTGAACCTGTTCAAAACAAAGCGATGAAAAGAGTGTTAATCCTGCCATTTTGGACAACAGGTGTATTACCGGCCGTCATTGCTATTTTCCTTAATAGTCCGCTTCTCGCATTACTAGGAGCCTGGCTGATTGCTGGTGCCGCTGGTGATTTTGCCATGATTAAAGAATTACGGACTGTACGCGATGATGCTTGGATCAAGGATGACCCAGAACGACCAAAATTATATGTGTTTGAACAACAATAA
- a CDS encoding mechanosensitive ion channel family protein, with amino-acid sequence MNIHINKTFESVKDFLLDEKIWIAAGVITLKVIFIMFLAGIFVKIFKVVIRKVFEVRMKSPLRYSERRQNTLLKLLENVVAYVVYFAALLAVLSALKIDVRGLLAGAGVLGLAVGFGAQNLVRDVITGFFIIFEDQFSVGDYVRIGASEGSVQEIGLRTTKLKGLNGEIHIFPNGTIVEVINYSLNNSIAIVDVSVALETDIPKAEELIGEFLSSLPEKYEQLVKEPELLGVQNLAASEVVMRITAETKPMQHFAVARIIRRDLKIFMDEHGIEIPYPKMVMYQKKTGSVDSGTGDPVKSEDKGKV; translated from the coding sequence GTGAACATTCACATTAACAAGACGTTTGAAAGTGTCAAAGATTTTCTATTAGATGAGAAAATATGGATTGCTGCTGGCGTTATTACGCTAAAAGTAATATTCATTATGTTCTTAGCAGGAATTTTTGTGAAAATATTTAAAGTGGTCATTCGTAAAGTATTTGAAGTCCGTATGAAATCACCCTTGCGCTACTCGGAACGCAGACAGAATACATTACTCAAATTACTCGAAAATGTAGTTGCGTATGTTGTATACTTTGCTGCGCTTCTGGCAGTCCTTTCCGCATTGAAGATTGATGTGAGAGGCTTGCTGGCTGGGGCAGGGGTACTCGGTTTGGCGGTTGGTTTTGGCGCACAAAACTTAGTTCGTGATGTCATCACGGGATTCTTTATTATTTTTGAGGATCAATTTTCTGTCGGAGACTATGTGCGAATCGGTGCATCAGAAGGGTCTGTACAAGAGATTGGTTTGCGAACAACTAAATTAAAAGGATTAAACGGGGAGATTCACATTTTCCCTAACGGAACGATTGTGGAAGTTATCAATTACTCATTAAACAATTCAATTGCGATTGTCGACGTGAGTGTTGCACTTGAAACGGATATTCCAAAAGCGGAAGAGCTTATTGGAGAGTTTTTATCGAGTCTTCCTGAAAAATACGAGCAATTGGTTAAAGAACCTGAGTTACTGGGTGTTCAAAATCTAGCTGCTTCTGAAGTGGTCATGCGTATTACTGCGGAAACAAAGCCGATGCAACATTTCGCAGTAGCGCGAATAATCCGTCGTGACCTGAAAATATTCATGGACGAACATGGAATCGAAATTCCATATCCGAAAATGGTGATGTACCAAAAGAAAACGGGATCGGTTGATTCGGGTACTGGAGATCCTGTGAAGTCTGAAGATAAGGGGAAAGTCTGA
- a CDS encoding DHH family phosphoesterase, translated as MSAFFRKRPIRVPLFFLSVLGLISAFLLLYWQMWIGSIVAALFLIVLVIGWQMEKRLYEETEKHIETLSYRMKRVGEEALLEMPIGIILVNENWTIEWANPYMSRELEFDSLIGEDLFTLSDEFHSFVKQEDNKEQTVSLSGKKFKVFYKQEEKLLYFFDITEQTEIETLYYSDRSVIGVLFIDNYDELAQGMDDQTRGQLNSLVTSLVNNWGAGHGIYVKRISSDRFLAVLNESILLELEKTKFSILDDIREATSKLNLALTLSIGVGAGSSSLVELGQLAQSGLDLVLGRGGDQVAIKQPSGKVKFYGGKTNPVEKRTRVRARVISHALRDLIQDSDQVFVMGHQLPDMDAIGAAVGVRKMAEMNQINGYVVINFDELDQSVTRLMEEVKNKPQLFERFISPEEALSKLTDRTLLVVVDTHKPSMVIDEKLLNRAEKVVVIDHHRRGEEFISNTMLVYMEPYASSTAELVTELLEYQPKHDKITMLEATAMLAGIIVDTKSFTLRTGARTFEAASYLRTNGADTVLVQRLLKEDIATYIERSKIVQTVEFFREGIAIAHGEETNSYSQVLIAQTADILLTMKDVSASFVVARKNNGDVGISARSMGEINVQLIMEKLGGGGHLTNAACQIHDKEIESAIEQLKLAIIEIVEGGQIT; from the coding sequence ATGTCAGCATTCTTTAGAAAAAGACCCATTCGTGTCCCTTTATTTTTTCTATCAGTGCTCGGCCTAATAAGCGCTTTTTTGCTCCTATACTGGCAAATGTGGATAGGAAGCATTGTTGCTGCTCTTTTCCTCATTGTCTTGGTTATTGGCTGGCAAATGGAGAAACGTTTATACGAAGAGACCGAAAAACATATTGAAACACTTTCATATCGCATGAAACGGGTTGGCGAAGAAGCATTACTTGAAATGCCCATAGGAATAATATTGGTCAATGAAAATTGGACCATTGAATGGGCGAACCCGTACATGTCGAGAGAGCTTGAATTTGATTCACTCATTGGTGAAGATTTATTTACGTTGTCAGATGAATTCCATTCATTTGTAAAGCAAGAAGATAATAAAGAGCAGACCGTCAGCTTGTCCGGTAAGAAATTTAAAGTATTTTACAAACAAGAAGAAAAACTTCTTTATTTCTTTGATATCACCGAGCAAACAGAAATTGAGACGCTTTACTATTCAGATCGCAGCGTAATTGGTGTGCTGTTCATTGATAATTACGATGAGCTGGCACAAGGAATGGATGACCAGACGCGCGGTCAGTTAAATAGTTTGGTAACGTCGCTCGTCAATAATTGGGGAGCGGGACACGGCATTTATGTCAAAAGAATTTCATCTGACCGATTCCTAGCTGTATTGAATGAATCCATATTACTGGAACTTGAAAAAACGAAGTTTTCTATTTTGGATGATATTAGAGAAGCAACCTCCAAATTGAATTTGGCATTAACACTGAGTATCGGTGTGGGTGCCGGGTCATCCTCATTGGTAGAACTTGGCCAACTTGCGCAGTCGGGTCTGGATTTGGTATTGGGACGTGGCGGAGATCAAGTAGCCATTAAACAACCAAGTGGAAAAGTGAAATTTTACGGCGGAAAAACCAACCCGGTTGAAAAAAGAACGAGAGTTAGGGCACGCGTCATTTCACATGCGCTGCGTGATTTAATTCAGGATAGTGACCAAGTGTTTGTCATGGGGCATCAATTGCCCGATATGGATGCAATCGGTGCAGCTGTCGGCGTACGGAAAATGGCAGAGATGAATCAGATCAATGGCTATGTCGTCATCAATTTTGATGAACTCGACCAAAGTGTGACCAGGTTGATGGAAGAAGTGAAAAACAAGCCACAATTATTTGAACGCTTTATTTCACCTGAAGAAGCTTTATCTAAATTAACCGATCGTACATTGCTTGTGGTCGTGGACACGCATAAACCAAGTATGGTCATTGATGAAAAACTGTTGAATCGAGCTGAAAAAGTAGTAGTGATTGATCATCATCGCCGTGGAGAAGAATTTATTTCGAATACAATGCTTGTTTACATGGAGCCATATGCATCATCAACAGCAGAGCTTGTAACGGAATTGCTCGAATATCAACCGAAACATGATAAAATAACGATGCTAGAAGCAACTGCAATGCTTGCCGGTATAATTGTCGATACGAAGAGCTTTACCCTTCGAACGGGTGCACGAACGTTTGAAGCAGCCTCGTATTTACGTACAAACGGAGCGGACACGGTGCTAGTTCAGCGCTTACTAAAAGAAGATATTGCAACATATATTGAACGTTCTAAAATTGTCCAGACAGTTGAGTTTTTCCGAGAAGGCATTGCGATAGCACATGGGGAAGAAACAAATTCCTATAGCCAGGTGCTTATAGCACAAACCGCAGATATTTTACTGACAATGAAGGATGTTTCTGCATCATTTGTGGTCGCAAGAAAAAATAATGGAGACGTTGGCATCAGCGCCCGTTCTATGGGTGAAATCAATGTCCAATTAATTATGGAGAAGCTCGGTGGCGGTGGTCATTTAACCAATGCTGCTTGTCAGATTCATGATAAAGAGATTGAAAGTGCCATTGAACAACTAAAATTAGCAATCATTGAAATTGTCGAAGGAGGCCAAATAACATGA
- the rpsR gene encoding 30S ribosomal protein S18, giving the protein MAPRRGGKRRKKVCYFTSNNITHIDYKDVDLLKKFVSERGKILPRRVTGTSAKYQRKLTSAIKLSRIMALLPFSTEER; this is encoded by the coding sequence ATGGCACCACGTCGCGGAGGCAAAAGACGCAAAAAGGTTTGCTATTTCACGTCTAACAATATTACGCATATCGACTATAAAGATGTTGATTTGCTTAAAAAGTTCGTATCAGAACGCGGAAAAATTCTTCCACGTCGAGTTACTGGAACAAGCGCGAAATACCAACGCAAACTGACTTCAGCAATCAAATTATCACGTATCATGGCATTACTTCCATTCTCTACTGAAGAGAGATAA
- the yyaC gene encoding spore protease YyaC, translating to MFAFSSQLHSEDFSYQDSGVAWRLSSLFLQLIPFDKPNLTFCCIGTDRSTGDSLGPLIGTWLRDHPTFPYEVIGTLQQPLHALNLQQTVESLQARTLTPYVVAIDACLGKVEKIGHIVIEKGPLFPGKAVKKELPPIGDLSIKGIVNVGGYQEYTVLQNTRLQLPYDMGKVLSRALLLAWQRHQMKIVRNSHDDSYHENAWQ from the coding sequence ATGTTTGCATTTTCGTCTCAATTACATTCGGAAGATTTTTCCTATCAAGATTCAGGTGTTGCCTGGCGCTTAAGCTCGCTTTTTCTTCAACTTATACCATTTGATAAACCGAATCTCACTTTTTGTTGCATAGGCACCGACCGGTCTACTGGAGACTCTCTAGGACCATTAATCGGAACTTGGCTTCGCGACCATCCTACATTTCCGTATGAAGTAATTGGTACTTTGCAGCAACCTTTGCACGCTTTGAATTTACAACAAACAGTCGAGTCACTTCAAGCGAGAACATTAACTCCTTATGTAGTTGCCATAGATGCTTGCTTAGGGAAAGTTGAAAAAATTGGACATATTGTTATCGAAAAAGGTCCTCTTTTCCCCGGCAAAGCAGTAAAAAAGGAATTGCCGCCTATTGGAGACCTTTCCATTAAAGGCATTGTAAATGTTGGTGGTTATCAGGAATATACCGTCTTGCAAAACACTAGACTTCAATTACCTTATGATATGGGCAAAGTTTTGTCCCGTGCTCTTCTACTCGCTTGGCAAAGGCACCAAATGAAAATAGTACGCAATAGCCATGACGATAGCTACCACGAGAATGCCTGGCAGTAA
- a CDS encoding DUF2232 domain-containing protein encodes MPNEQAKQLTLGAMIIALFSILLAVSFYVPVLNLITILFLALPIAWYSAKFSRAASIYVVVLSMGISYFVGGLMAIPFALIHVLLGFIIGDTIRLKKSKLFMLMASAIVLIVSIVIEYVILVLLFKFNPVKEMLVYTKDQYDQLGTFLEQYNTLPKNYDQTISDVLFMFETVMPTLLILGIFCFVFVFINIQLPVLRKLGLDVPKFPAIRHMRLPKSILWYYMIVMVVTLFVELTQGTFAFMVLANVTMMLRVMLTLQGISFIHFYIHEKGWPKWVAIVATFLAFPLQSLTVLLGIFDLGFNIRSFVKDKNKK; translated from the coding sequence ATGCCGAATGAACAAGCGAAACAGCTGACATTAGGTGCAATGATAATTGCGCTGTTTTCTATTTTGTTGGCTGTTTCTTTTTATGTGCCTGTGCTGAATTTGATTACAATACTCTTCCTCGCTCTGCCAATAGCTTGGTATAGTGCGAAATTTAGTCGGGCTGCTTCTATTTATGTTGTTGTACTAAGTATGGGTATTTCCTATTTCGTTGGAGGGTTAATGGCCATACCTTTTGCTCTGATTCATGTCTTGCTCGGTTTTATTATCGGAGATACGATTCGTTTGAAGAAAAGTAAGCTGTTCATGTTAATGGCTTCGGCGATTGTCTTGATAGTAAGCATCGTCATTGAATATGTAATCCTTGTACTGCTCTTCAAATTCAATCCTGTGAAAGAAATGTTAGTATACACGAAAGATCAATATGATCAATTGGGTACGTTCCTGGAACAATATAATACTTTACCTAAAAATTACGATCAGACCATTTCGGATGTTTTATTCATGTTCGAAACTGTCATGCCAACTCTCCTGATACTTGGAATTTTCTGCTTTGTATTTGTATTCATCAATATCCAGTTGCCAGTTTTGCGAAAATTAGGCTTGGACGTACCAAAGTTTCCGGCAATTAGACACATGCGGTTACCGAAATCCATATTATGGTACTACATGATTGTCATGGTCGTAACTTTATTTGTTGAATTAACTCAGGGAACATTTGCTTTTATGGTATTAGCCAACGTAACTATGATGCTCCGTGTAATGCTTACTTTACAGGGAATATCTTTCATCCATTTTTACATCCATGAAAAAGGATGGCCGAAATGGGTTGCAATTGTTGCAACATTTTTAGCGTTCCCTTTACAATCGTTAACGGTGTTATTAGGCATATTCGATTTAGGTTTCAACATTCGTTCATTTGTCAAAGACAAGAACAAAAAGTAA
- a CDS encoding DUF951 domain-containing protein gives MNTKSFELGDIVEMKKQHPCGTNEWKIIRTGADVRIKCEGCQHSVMIPRREFEKKMKKVIKAAEPSTEE, from the coding sequence ATGAACACGAAATCCTTTGAGCTGGGTGATATTGTTGAAATGAAAAAGCAGCACCCTTGTGGAACGAACGAATGGAAAATCATTCGCACAGGCGCAGATGTGCGGATAAAATGTGAAGGTTGCCAGCATAGTGTGATGATTCCAAGAAGAGAATTCGAGAAAAAGATGAAAAAAGTGATTAAAGCAGCTGAGCCTTCTACAGAGGAATAG
- a CDS encoding gamma-glutamylcyclotransferase — MKLFAYGTLLYGEKNHHVLEGAQLLYEKVTLPAIMYDTGDGYPAIELAQESIVIGDVYEVPDHMWVDLDELEGYTGDPEMDLYTKQMVNIKTKDSILEAIVYTVCDETMKKVVISSGDWITYRKSQEIK; from the coding sequence ATGAAGTTATTTGCATATGGGACGTTGCTTTATGGAGAAAAGAATCATCATGTTCTCGAAGGTGCACAACTTTTATATGAGAAGGTTACGCTTCCGGCGATTATGTATGATACAGGAGATGGTTATCCTGCAATCGAGCTAGCTCAGGAATCAATAGTAATAGGGGATGTTTACGAAGTACCCGATCATATGTGGGTGGATTTAGATGAGCTTGAAGGTTATACAGGGGACCCTGAAATGGATCTGTATACGAAACAAATGGTGAATATAAAAACAAAAGATAGCATCTTAGAAGCCATTGTGTACACTGTATGTGATGAAACGATGAAGAAAGTTGTAATTTCATCCGGAGACTGGATTACTTATCGTAAATCTCAAGAAATAAAGTAA
- the ychF gene encoding redox-regulated ATPase YchF: MALTAGIVGLPNVGKSTLFNAITKAGAEAANYPFCTIDPNVGIVEVPDERLNKLTELVVPKKTVPTAFEFTDIAGIVKGASKGEGLGNKFLAHIREVDAICQVVRCFADENVTHVAGKVDPISDIEVINLELILADLESVEKRLQRVGKMAKQKDKDAMVEEPVLVKLRDAFEEEKPARSVEFTEEELRVVKGLHLLTIKPMLYVANVAEDEIANADENEYVQKVREFAKVDNAQVIVVCAKIEEEMAELDEEEKAMFLDELGIKESGLDQLVKAAYQLLGLATYFTAGVQEVRAWTFRKGMKAPQCAGVIHTDFERGFIRAETVSYDDLVTNGSMASAKEAGKVRLEGKEYIVQDGDVMLFRFNV, translated from the coding sequence ATGGCGTTAACAGCGGGAATCGTGGGCTTGCCGAATGTCGGTAAATCTACTCTATTTAATGCAATAACTAAAGCAGGCGCAGAAGCTGCAAACTATCCATTCTGTACAATTGATCCAAACGTTGGAATTGTAGAAGTGCCGGATGAGCGTCTAAATAAATTAACAGAACTTGTTGTTCCAAAGAAAACTGTTCCTACAGCTTTTGAGTTCACTGATATTGCCGGGATTGTAAAAGGTGCCAGTAAAGGTGAAGGACTAGGAAATAAGTTCTTGGCTCACATTCGTGAAGTAGATGCAATTTGCCAAGTGGTACGTTGTTTTGCTGATGAGAATGTTACACACGTAGCAGGGAAAGTAGATCCGATTTCAGATATCGAAGTAATCAATCTTGAGTTAATTTTGGCTGACTTGGAAAGCGTTGAAAAACGTTTGCAACGTGTAGGCAAAATGGCGAAACAAAAAGACAAAGATGCTATGGTTGAAGAGCCAGTATTGGTCAAACTTCGTGATGCTTTTGAAGAAGAGAAACCAGCTCGTTCTGTTGAATTTACAGAAGAAGAATTACGCGTTGTTAAAGGTCTTCATTTATTAACAATCAAACCTATGCTGTATGTAGCAAATGTGGCAGAAGACGAAATTGCGAATGCAGATGAAAATGAATATGTTCAAAAAGTTCGTGAATTCGCTAAAGTAGATAATGCACAAGTTATTGTTGTGTGTGCGAAGATTGAAGAAGAAATGGCTGAGCTTGACGAGGAAGAGAAAGCGATGTTCCTTGACGAGTTGGGGATTAAAGAATCAGGTCTGGATCAGCTTGTAAAAGCCGCATATCAATTATTGGGACTTGCAACATACTTTACAGCAGGCGTGCAGGAAGTTCGTGCTTGGACATTCCGTAAAGGCATGAAAGCACCTCAATGTGCAGGCGTCATCCATACAGACTTCGAACGTGGTTTCATCCGTGCCGAGACTGTTTCTTATGATGACTTGGTTACAAACGGTTCAATGGCTTCTGCAAAAGAAGCAGGGAAAGTGCGTTTGGAAGGTAAAGAATACATCGTACAAGACGGCGACGTTATGTTATTCCGTTTCAACGTATAA